The DNA region tggactgacctggatgggaggaatcttccttcgtggccgtgactgattggaccatgtaatggacttgtgggtgttggggcagggtcttgaactttcaactgagtgggagaaacctggaagctttcagatttggttttcccagatgtaccaacatggcttctttaataaatttgaattttgaagaCACTCTAGCATCAGATTCTTATTTGATggaagatgctatttggaaccctgacatccatTTTTTCTCCCTCCAACCACAAGCAGCTAAgaacttcactcccagaattgcAATAGATATTTTCCTCCAGATTGGCAAGTCTCACAAGCTGTCATTTCAGCACACCTTCCAACAGCCGTGGTTGGAAAGAGGTCTAAGGGATCAGGAATTCGCAAACGTAGTGTTTAACAGTACGGCAAACCTCATCTGCCCATTTTCCTTGACCTGGCTGGGAAAACAAGACACAGTTCTCACGCTTCCCCCCATTAGGTTGTGAACGGTCCCAGTTGACGTAATTCAGGACCATTCCGTTGACGTCCACAAATTTGCCTTCGTTTACCATGTCGGTGACACCAAGCCAAAAGTCTGCCACCCCTGGCAAGCTCTTCTTGCTGTATTCTCTCAGGGCTGTGGTTTCATCTCCATCTCTGGGAATAGCAAGGGTCCCACCTTTGGCAATGCAGTCTTCGTTGGCTTCATGGAAATGTTTTGCGCCTTCAGAAACCAGGTAGCATTTCTTGTGGATCTTCGTTCCACGGAGGCAGACTGTGAATGGAATGAAAAGCACACATGGAATAGAGTGTTGGAagtaatgtccttctgggttcagtttcaagggtggagaaagacactggaaacatggagactgtttggaaagatggctttTAATGGTGGACCACATGGTCTAAGGTCCTGGGGGGAGCGGGGAGgggaatataataataataataataacagtagacttatataccgcttcataggcctttcaggcctctctaagtggtttacagagtcagcatattgcccccaacaacaatccgggtcctcattttacccacctcggaaggatggaaggctgagtcaaccctgagccggtgagatttgaaccgctgaactgctgatctagcagtcagcctgcagtgctgcatttaaccagtgcgccaccttgggaagggaagagatgctgagagtgccctggttttatgccctctctgagtttttgaatttgagcttgtattctgattggttgtcagactcctacggggccatgcaggggcaactctgtaggctgtcctgagtcccaagcttggttgactcttggtGGATGGTGATGTAAtcaaagggctttgggattcctattatggctctacTTGAAagagatagatctttgttatgtggaatagattagctcaggccttaatggcccattgacaaaggtgtgtgggagggtgagtttctgcctcccttttaggagaaatattctgtcctttcaatatttcccaaaatatctcactttcccaggagtggggtgggtgctaacttcctacaagagaGAGCCCTCAATTTACATCCACAGTTggcaccaaaatttccattgctaagcaaagcagctaTTTGGTGAGTCATGGACAATTTTATGAATATGTGGCCTTTTTTGGATAGAAGGCATATTTCTGTCCATTTTAAAGCTGCCCTGATAGTAACATcactgttcttttttctttgaccCACTGTCATCAAAAAGTGCTTCCTTTTAGCTCTTCTGAATCTCCTTCCTTATGGCTTCGTCAGACATCTGGGTTAAAATTGTacaataaaaaaatgtttgagaGCAAAGCGAGGACACGGATGCAAAATACTGAGCCCCCAGTAAtactgggagaaacccacccctatttcccaccaaaggtggttcctatttttctacttgcatttttacgtgctttcgaactgctaggttggcagaaactgcgacaagtaacgggagctcactcagttatgtggcactagggattcgaaccactgaactgccgatctttctgatcaacaagctcagcgtcttagccactgaggcaccgtGTCCTATCCTCTGTGTAGATAGACTGTTACAttattttcaggattttttttcctgattactTCACTAGTTACTGGCTCCATTCACAAATGGAATTTAAGCATAGTTAAAAGATGTAATAGTTTCATTCACAACATATTTACTTTGGAATGTCAATTTCAATTAGGATTTTTTTGGCTTAGTGTACTAGGTAAACCCAAACTGTTGGTTTAATTTATGCTTCAATGGACAGTACAAAGATtggtgaggaaggaagggaaatgcaTGAAGTAATGACCACATTCAGAAGCTATATATTTCCCCAGTTtatctcctctttttttccccaagcaagTGAGCATATTTCCAAATAGAGTCCTGCCTATATCTTGCTTTTAAAAAGAGTGAAAATAAACATTATGGACCCAGAAATATTCTTTAGAAGTTAAATATGATATTGGGGGATCATTTTGAGCACTATTTTGGAATAGATGGGCATTAATATCAAATATTGTGGTCTGccggtggcctgcagagctggcagcagagttagtcagtgaggatgttggggaggaacatgggccagtcttggagtctggggaaggcttcgGAAGAGGGTTCTGCATTGAaggaagagagggggccagggccacctGGTAGATAtatgctagcaatagcaatagcagttagaattatataccgcttcatagggctttcagccctctctaagcagtttacagagtcagcatatcgcccccacagtctgggtcctcattttacccacctcggaaggatggaaggctgagtcaaccctaagccggtgagatttgaaccgctgaactgcagataacagtcagctgaagtggctgcagtacagcactctaaccactgcgccacatgcTGCCTCTGAAGACTCCAGAGTCTGATATCAGCGAAGCAGAAGAACCGTGTGAGCCTGTTCAccgtttgtgcatgtgcagaactgccagaaggcaagaacagttaagacaaaaagggGGGACTCGGGAGTTAGGCTTGGAGATGTTTggtccctcccataagacataaaagaggagcaaacggaggTGAGTCTTTGCAGTAAGCAATCTGTTCATCTAGTCGGTTCAATCTCTGAGAaatcctgtttgactctgtgctccatttggccttgcaaaactaattggcaattaggtctctggcagtgtttcaagggagataaagctgggtgcttatcaacattaccctgaaagactgtggcaactcgagcagacatctgtcggaatctttacaatctgtttgtgaatcattatgggctctgaatgaccataattcacagccatttaaataaaagaggggttctgggactaagattgtgatttatgctttctcgggaAGCCTACATCAGAACATCAAGCCTGCCCTGTCGGCAAAACATTCATTGAGTCCCAGTCCTTCCATcttctataaatatttttttttaattatttctgtaaATCTGCAGAGCCATGTTATTCCTCTGTTAGAAGATTTGGTCTTGAAGGCAGTAATAGAGGAGATGAAAGCAACTTGGGAATGTTATTTGTACTATTTCAGCTTGGAGAAAACCTTCTGGTACACCTCACTGGCTTCAGAGTATACCACAAAAGAAAAGAAGTGTCTATATTGACATGAGAGTGGGGAAAGCTAGCAGGAAATGAGAGTCTCCTTGGCTGTTCATGGAAGGCAAGATCTGTAGCCTCCATTGATTTAGTCTTGCAATCTGCCAAAGTAAAGTCAATCCAGTGCTTAGCAAATAAGTCCCAGACGAGGGATTCTTCAAGGGTCTTTTAAATCACCTTTTCAGCATCCCACAGGATGAATAGCATTTAGTGCAACAGGAAATGAAATCATATTTGCCATAGTCTCCTCCTCATCCCCATATTAAAACTCTACCGGTAGTTAAGCTCAGGCGGCAACTGAAAAATAGATCATGTACAAGGATGCTTATCGCAGCCTTTTCTGGAGGTGAAAGAAAACTTACCTGTTTGTAAGGCTTGCATTTCTTTTAGGGCATTTACCTCTTTCCAAAGCTTGTCAATTTGACTCTTAAGGTCACCATTTTTCTCTTAAATAGGTAGAAATAGGTAGAGATTAGtacatttattaatattgaaATATTACTATTGTTTGAATCCAGGCATATTATTTTTAGGAGGCACACATATGATTACATTTTTGATATTCTTCATTATATACAGGAGTGGAAATCAAAGGAAGATaatcctaaaaaaaaatgtatttaaagttGCAGGCTGATGCCGCATGATGCCTGCATGCTCTTAATAGCTTTTTAGAATCAGACCATTGTACAATAATAAAGAGTTACAATTCTATAGATAATTATCTAACACAAACATTATTCAAGtgtgtttttgtatgtgtgtttgtaatATGTATGTGTTTGAATGTGTataccagatagatagatagatagatagatagatagataggtaggtaggtaggtaggtaggtaggtaggtaggcaggcaggcaggcaggcaggcaggcaggcaggcaggcaggcagagggtagatgtgtagatggatggataggtaggtaggtaggtaggtaggtaagtaggtaggtagatagatagatagatagatagatagatagatagatagatagatagatagatagatagaaagatagatgataaagatatagagagagatgagagagagacgtgggtaggtaggtgggtaggtagatggatagatgggtagatgggtagatgggtggatgggtggatgggtggatgggtggatgggtggatgggtggatgggtggatggatggatgatagatagatagatagatagatagatagatagatagatagatagatagatagataaatggatagaggGTAAatgtgtagatggatggatggatggatg from Thamnophis elegans isolate rThaEle1 chromosome 14, rThaEle1.pri, whole genome shotgun sequence includes:
- the CLEC3A gene encoding C-type lectin domain family 3 member A; its protein translation is MKPGVCLVFLFITVVLLDLVTGQASPFKTNKHAKRKIKEKNGDLKSQIDKLWKEVNALKEMQALQTVCLRGTKIHKKCYLVSEGAKHFHEANEDCIAKGGTLAIPRDGDETTALREYSKKSLPGVADFWLGVTDMVNEGKFVDVNGMVLNYVNWDRSQPNGGKRENCVLFSQPGQGKWADEVCRTVKHYVCEFLIP